Below is a window of Micromonospora chersina DNA.
CCTGATCGGCGGCGGTGTCCTCCTGATGGCGCTGCGTCGCCGCCGGGACAAGATCACCTTCACCAGCTGAGCCGGACTCCGGCACGGAACCGGCCGTCGGACCTCGGTCCGGCGGCCGGTTCCGCCTTTCCCGGGGCCACCCCGGCGGTCCACGCTCGATATGATCTTGGGGTGGACGCTCTCGACCCGACCCGCACCGCCGTCGTCCTGATCGACCTCCAGCGTCGCATCGTGGACCAGCCGACCGCCCCGCACACCGGCCCCGAGGTGGTCGAGCGCTGCCTCGCGCTCGCCGGGGCCGCCCGCGCCGCCGGGGCGACGGTGGTGGTGGTCCGCGCCGACCGGCCCGGCCCCGATCCGCAGCCGGCGGGGAGCGAACTGCTCCCCGAGGTGGCGCCCCGCGAGGGCGACGTGGCGATCGTCAAGCACACCTGGGGCGCCTTCCACGAGACCGGGCTCGACGCGGCGCTGCGCGAGCGCGGGGTGGACACGCTGGTGATCGGCGGGCTGGCCACCAACTTCGGCGTCGAGCAGACGGCCCGCATCGCCGACGAGATCGGCTACCGGGTGGTGCTGCCGCACGACGCGATGTCCGGGTTGGACGCGTACGCCCACGAGTTCGCCGTCGACTACGTCTTCCGCCGGCTCGGCACGGTCTGCACGACCGCGGAGGCGATCGCGGCGCTGGGCGGTTGAACCGGCCGGCGGGTTGATCCGTACTGACGGGTAACCCGGTCGACGCCGCCCGGAGCTGGATCACATAATCGACAACCTTCGATAACCTGCCCGCGTACCTCCAGGTCAAGGCCGTGGTGGTCGGGCCGCGACGTGTCGCGGCGGCGTGACGGGCGTCCTGGCATACGAGCGTACGGTTGCCCGCGCGCTCGGCCGCGCGGGACAGTACGCGACACCAGCGGTGCCATCGACGCCGCCGCTCCCCCGGACAACCCTGAGGAGATCGCGATGGCTCTCAGACTCGCCGACGGCACCTCCTGGTCCGACACCCTCGCCCGCGCGGTGGCCGCCGCGCCGGAAGCCTTCGGCACCACGCCCGACGGCGCCGCCACCCTGCACAACCTCGTCGAGGGCGGCTGGCGGGCGGTCGGCACGCCGAGCCCGGTACGCACCCCCGTCGACAACACCGTGCTGGTCAACCTGGCCCGCCTGGACGCCGAGGCCGCGCGCGGCGCGGTCGCGCACGCCGCCGCCGCGCACCGGGAGTGGGCGCAGACCCCGCTCGCCGAGCGCAAGGCCCGGGTCGACGACGCCCTGGACGCCCTCACCGCCCACCGCGACCTGCTCGCCATGCTGCTGGTGTGGGAGATCGGCAAGCCGTGGCGGCTGGCCTGCGCCGACGTCGACCGGGCGCTGGACGGCGTCCGGTGGTACGTGCAGGAGATCGACCGGATGCTCGCCGACGGCCGCGAGCCGCTGCCCGGCCCGGTCAGCAACATCGCGTCCTGGAACTACCCCATGAGCGTGCTCGTGCACGCCGAGCTGGTGCAGCTGCTCGCCGGCAACGCGGTGATCGCCAAGACCCCGTCGCAGGGCGGGGCGGTCTGCCTCACCGTGGCGCACGCGCTGATGCGCCGCGCCGGGCTGCCCGCCACCCTGCTGTCCGGCAGCGGCGAGGAGCTCTCCGAGGTCCTGGTCCGCGCCCCCGAAATCGGCGCGGTGGCGTTCGTGGGCGGCCGCTCCAACGGCGGCAAGGTGGCGGCGGCGCTGCTCGACTCCGACAAGCGGCACTTCATCGAGCAGGAGGGCCTCAACGCCTGGGGCATCTGGAACTTCTCCCAGTGGGACCTGCTCGCCGCGCACCTGAAGAAGGGCTTCGAGTACGGCAAGCAGCGCTGCACCGCGTACCCCCGGTTCGTGGTCCAGCGCGATCTGGTCGACGAGTTCCTCGACGTGTACCTGCCGGTGGTGCGGTCGGTCCGGTTCGGACACCCGCTCGCCGTGGGCGAGGACTGGTCGGCCGGTGACCCGCTGCCCGAGCTGGACTTCGGCCCGCTGATCAGCGCGGCCAAGGCCGAGGAGCTGCGCCGCAAGGTCGACGAGGCGGTACGCGGCGGCGCGGTGCCGCTGCACCGGGGCAAGCTCGACGGCGCGCCCTTCCTCGACGGGCAGGACACCTCCGCGTACGTGGCGCCGGCGGTGCTGCTCGCCCCGCCCGGGCGGTCCCGGCTCATGCACGCCGAGCCGTTCGGCCCGGTGGACACCATCGTCGTGGTGGACACCACCGACGAGCTGCTGGCCCAGATGAACGCCTCCAACGGCGCGCTGGTCGCCTCCCTGGCCTGCGACGACGAGGAGTTGGCCGGCAAGCTCGCCGTCGACCTCCAGGCGTTCAAGGTGGGCATCAACAAGCCGCGCTCCCGCGGCGACCGGGAGGAGCCGTTCGGCGGCCGGGGCGCGTCCTGGAAGGGCGCCTTCGTGGGCGGTGACCTGCTGGTGCAGGCGGTCACCGTGGGCGGCGACGGCCGGCTCTACGGCAACTTCCCGGACTACAGCAGCTACCCCGCGACCTGACCCAGGCCGACCGGGCCCGGACACGGACAGGGCCCCCGCACCGGGGGCCCTGCCGTGTCACCGTCCCCCGCATCGGAGGTCGGCCCAGGTGGCGCCGGAGAACCCGGCGCCGGTGTGCGGTGGCCCGCCGGCCGCCGTCCCGAGCCGCGCCGTTGCGGCCCGGGACGCGGCGCGACACGCCACCGTGGAGTCAGTACGACCGCCGCGACCGCGCCGTCGCGTCGGCCTGCCGGGGCAGCACGGCCCGGCGGGGGGCCAGCGGCACCGTGACGGTCAGCACGCTGCCGTCCCGTTCCACCGACGTGGGCCGGTGCAGGCCGCGTACGGTGCGCAGCATCGGGGTGTTCTCGGCCTGCACGTGCAGCAGCACGGCGGCGTAGCCGGCCCGGTCGGCGTGCCCGAGCAGGCGGCGCAGCAGGGCCGAACCGAGGCCCCGGCGCTGCCAGTCGTCCCGCACCAGCAGTGCCGCCTCCGCCTCGTCCCCCTCGCCGAGCAGGTTGGCCATCGCCACGACCGGCGCCGCGGCACCGCCGGAGCCGTGCGTGGCGACCAGGGTCAGCCCTTGGGCCGGTTCGAGCAGCCGGCGCAGCCGGGCCGGAGCCGGGTGCCCCGCCCCGCTCAGGTAGCGCCGCTGCCGGCTCCGGTCCGAGCACCCGGCGTGCAGCTCCAGCACGCCCGGCAGGTCGTCGGCGACGGCCGGCCGGACCGTCACCTCGGCCGTGTCGGGCAGCACCAGGGTGACCCGGTCGGCGTCCCGGCGCGCCACCGTGGCGGCCAGCTCGACCAGGGCCTGCGCCCGGGCGTACTCGGCCGGGGTGAAGCTCGGCTCCCGGCGGCGCAACTCGTACGAGCCGCCGGCCGGGTCGGCCAGCAGCATCGTGGTCTGGTCCACCCCGCCCGGCGGGGTGGCCGGCGTCGGCCGCCAGGTCACCGCGTCCGCGCCGAGCAGCACGCGCAGTGTCTCGCCGGCGGCGTCCGGGTCCCGGACCAGCCGGCCGGCCAGGCCGAGCACCCGGGTGGGCTGGTCGGCCAGCCCGCGCGCCTCGCTGCGCGCCACCCAGCAGTTCCGGCCGCGCCCCCGTTCGACGGCCGCGCGCAGGTCGGCCTCGGTGAGCCGGTCGGGCGCGTCGACAAGGAAGTCGTCGACCGCCCCCACCTCGGTGGTGTGCACCTGCACGGTGAGGATGTTGACCCCGCGCAACGCGAGGCTCGCCGTGAGCACCGACAGGTAGCCCGGCCGGTCGTCCACGGTGGCACGGATCCGCCACAGCGCCATGGTTCGCTCCCTTCCTCACCGTCGACCCTGCCGGCCGCCTGTTGCGCCCCCGTTGCCCACGGGTGAAACGGCGGGACCGGTCAGGTGATGGTGGTCACGGGTGGGGCGCCGACCAGGTCCAGGCGGTCGCCGAGGATCACCGCGCCGGCCCGGACGAGCTGGGCGAGCCGGTCCACCTCCGTGGCGTGGAACGCGGCGGCGGCGAGCGGCTCGCTGTGGTCCCGCGCCACCACCAGCACGAGGCCGGCCCGGCCGAACGGCGCGACCGCGTAGTGGTGCCCGTCCGGGGTGGTGATCGCCCGGGCCCGCAGCGGGGTGACCTCCGGCAGCCGTGGCGGGACCGGGGCGCGCCAGCTCGCGTGCCCGACCGTCGGCTCGCCGCCGTCGCCGCTGCGCGCGGCCCAGTCCAGCGGCACCACGGCGGCCACCGCCCAGTCCGCCGCGAGCAGCCCGGGCACCGCGTCGACAAGTGTGGCCACCCCGTCGGCCGGGTTCGCGGCGACCTGGGCGAGCAGTTCAGCGTCCTGGCCGGTGGTCGTCGGGGCGCCGATCGCCCGCCACACCCCGTCCACCCGGACGCCGGGGATCGCGGCCAGGCCGGCGAGCAGCCGCTCCACCCGGGCCGCGCCCGGCCAGACCACTGTGAAGTCGTCGACCGCCCGCCCGCCGAGCCGCTCCAGCACCACCACCTGCACGATGTCGGCGCCGGAGACGCCGAGCGTCCGGGCCACCTGGCCGAGCGTGCCCGGTCGGTCCGGCAGGGTCACCCGAACTCTCAGCAGCATGTCTGGTCCCTCCGCTCGGCGGGCCGGCCGTGGCGGCCGGCAGGCTGGGCCCCAGCCTGCCGGTTGACCATTTCGCCCCCGTTGCAGCGGCATGTCCCGCCGGGAACATCCCGCCTTGACAACAAAGCTGAGCTGCCATCAACTAACCGGATGACCGATCCGGCCGTCGCCGCACCGCAGACCCCGACCGGTTCGGCCCCGCGCGGGCTCGACCTCGACCGGCTCGCCGCGTACCTGGCCGCGCACCGGCCGGAGCTGGCCGGGCCGCTGTCGGCCGAGCTGATCGCCGGGGGCAAGTCCAACCTGACCTACCTGCTGCGCGCCGGCGACCGCGAGGTGGTGCTGCGCCGGCCGCCGCTCGGGCACGTGCTGGCCACCGCGCACGACATGGCCCGGGAGTATCGGGTGATCTCCGCGCTCGCCCCCACCGCCGTGCCGGTGCCCGACGCGCTGCTGCTCTGCCCCGACCCCGACGTCACCGGCGCGCCGTTCTACCTCATGGAGAGGGTCGGCGGCGAGGTCTACCGGCGCCGGGAGCAGACCGACGCGCTCACCGCCGGCCAGCGGCGCGACCTCGCCATGGCGATGATGGACACCCTCGCCGAGCTGCACATGGTCGAGCCGGCCGCGGTCGGGCTGGCCGACTTCGGCCGCCCCGAGGGCTACCTGGCCCGCCAGGTCCGCCGCTGGTCCGGCCAGCTGGACCGGTCCCGCAGCCGCCCGCTGCCCGGCATCGACGAGCTGCGCGACGCGCTCGCCGGCAGCGTGCCCGAGGGCGCGAACGCCGGCCGGATCGTGCACGGCGACTACCGGCTGGACAACCTGCTCGCCACCGTCGAGCCGGTGGCGGTGCGGGCGGTCCTCGACTGGGAGATGGCCACCCTCGGCGACCCGCTCGCCGACCTGGGGCTGCTGCTGACCTACTGGGACGTGCTGGGCGACAGCGACAGCGCCGAGGGCAACCCGGTCGCCGACGGCATCGGCCCGCGGGCCGGCTTCCCCACCGGCGCCGAACTCATCGACCGGTACGCCGGGCGCAGCGACGTGGACGTCGGGCCGCTGCACTGGCACGTGGCGCTCGGCTGCTTCAAGCTCGCGGTGATCTGCGAGGGCATCCACTACCGGCACACCCTCGGGCAGACGCTCGGCGGGGGCTTCGACCGGATCGGCGAGATGGTGGCACCGCTGGTCGAGCACGGCCTGCGTGCCGTCCGGGAGAAGTAGCGGGGTCAGGCCGAGGCGCGGTGGATGAGCTTCGTGTCCAGCAGCACGTGCGGGCTGGGCAGCTCCTCGCCGCGGATCCGCGAGACGAGCAGCCGGGCCATCTGCCGGCCCATCTCCTCCACCGGCTGGAAGACCGTGGTCAGCGGCGGCTCGGCCTGCCGGGCGATGGGGGCGTCGTCGAAGCCGATCACGGCCACGTCCTCGGGCACCCGGCGGCCGGCCTCGCGCAGCGCGCGGAGAGCGCCGAAGGCCATCAGGTCGGAGGCCACGAAGACCGCGTCCAGGTCCGGGCAGACCTCCAGCAGCCGGCGCATGCAGGCCGTGCCGCTGCCCTCGCTGAAGTCGCCGTACGCGATGAGGTCCGGGTTGAGGTCCCCGCCCGCGGCCCGGACCGCCTCCTTGTAGCCGGACAGGCGGGCCAGGCCGGCGCCCATGTCCTGGGTGCCGGCGATGGTGGCGACCCGACGCCGGCCGCGGGCGAACAGGTGCTCCACGGCCTGCCGGGCGCCGCCGACGTTGTCCACGTCGACGAACCAGGCCGGCTGGGCGTTGGGGTGCAGCATCCGGGCCGGCCGGCCGCCGAGCACGGTGGGCAGGCCGCGCTCCTCCAGCAGGGTGGGCAGCGGGTCCGCGTCGTGCAGCGAGAGCAGCAGGACGCCGTCCACGTGCTGGTTGGTCAGGTGGTGCTCGACCCGTTCCCGCTCGATCTGGGACTGCGCCATGGCCAGCCAGAGCTGCATGGGGGTCTCCAGCAGCGCCGAGCTGACGCCGCGGACGATGCCGGCGAAGAACGGCTCGGTGAAGACCCGCTCCCCCGACTCGGACACCACCAGCGCCACCGAGTCGGTCCGCTGGGTGACAAGCGCCCGCGCGGCCCGGTTGGGCACGTATCCCAGCTCGGCGATGGCCGCCTGGACGGCGGCCCGGGCCTCCGGGCTCACCTGTGGCGAGCCGTTGACGACGCGGGAGACCGTGCCGCGGCCCACGCCGGCGCGGGCCGCGACCGCGTCGAGGGTCGGGCGCCCGAGCGACCGCGTGCGCTGCGTTGTCATCGTCTGTGCTCCTCCGACGTCGGGCGGGCCCGGCACCTGTTGAGGCGTCGGCGCCGGGCCGCCCGTTACTGGCTGGCCCAGCCTATTGTGCGGCCAGGCCGTTGCGTCGGATCACATCGGCGTACCACCTGGCGCTGGACTTCGGGATCCGGACCTGGCTGTCGTAGTCGACGTAGACCATGCCGAAGCGCTTCGTGTAGCCCCACGCCCACTCGAAGTTGTCCATGAGCGACCAGGCGAAGTACCCCTTCAGCGGCACCCCGGCGCTGATCGCGGCGTGCGCGGCGCGCAGGTGCGCGTCGAAGTACGCCAGCCGGTCCGGGTCGTCGACCCGGCCGTCGACCACCGCGTCGACGAACGCGGAGCCGTTCTCGGTGACGTAGAGCGGCAGGTCGGTGTAGTCGCGGTGCACCCGCTCCAGCGTCTCCACCAGGCCCGGGGCGTCGATCTCCCAGTCCATGTCGGTCACCGGGACACCCCGGGTGACGAACCGGACGTCCCCGCTGCCCGGCCAGCACGACGGGGCCCGCCAGTACGCCTCCGCCTCGCCACTCCCGACCGGCGCGGCCACCACGTACCGGCTGTAGTAGTTGACGCCCACCATGTCCAGCGGGGTCGAGATGACCGCCAGGTCGCCGTCCCGGACGTGCCCGAAGTCGGTGACCTTGCGCAGGTCGGCGGTCAGGTCCGCCGGGTACGCCCCGCGTAGCACCGGGTCGAGGAAGAACCGGTTGGCCAGCCCGTCGATGCGGCGGGCGGCGTCGGCGTCCTCCGGCGAGTCGGTGGCCGGGGTGACCGGGTAGAGGTTGACCGTGATGCCGAGCTGCGCCTCCGGCCGGGCGGCCCGCAGCGCCTGCACGGCCAGCCCGTGCCCGAGCATGAGGTGGTGCCCGGCCCGGACCGCGTCGGCCCCGTCGGAGCGGCCCGGCGCGTGCACGCCGGAGCCGTAGCCGAGGAAGGCCGAGCACCACGGCTCGTTGAAGGTGGTGAAGTACTTCACCCGGTCGCCCAGGGCGTCGGCGACCAACTGGGCGTAGTCGGCGAACCGGCCGGCGGTGTCCCGGGCCGGCCACCCGCCGGCGTCCTCCAGCGGCTGGGGCAGGTCCCAGTGGTAGAGGGTGAGCCACGGCTCGATGCCGTGGCTCAGCAGCTCGTCCACGAGGCGCCGGTAGAAGTCCATCCCCTCGGAGTTGACCGCCCCGGCGCCGCCGGGCTGCACGCGGGGCCAGGAGACGGAGAAGCGGTAGGACTTCAGCCCGAGGTCGGCCATGAGCCGCACGTCGTCGGGCATCCGGTGGTAGTGGTCGCAGGCCACGTCACCGGTGTGCCCGGCCACCGTCCGCCCCTCGGTGTGACTGAAGGTGTCCCAGATCGACGGGGTGCGGCCGCCCTCGGTCGCCGCGCCCTCGATCTGGTACGCGGCGGTCGCCGCCCCCCAGAGGAAGCCGGGCGGGAAGGTCAGTGCCGCGCCCTGGTCGAGGACGCCGACGGCGGGCGGGCTGGCTGGGTTGCTCACGACTTGACGGCGCCTTCCATGATGCCGCCGATGATCTGGCGGCCGAACAGGATGAACACGATGAACAGGGGCAGGGTCGCGATCAACGTACCCGCGAAGATCTGGGAGTTGTCGGCGAAGTAGGCGGTGTTGAGGCTACGGAGGGAGATCTGGACGGTCGGGTTGGCCGGGTCGGCCAGCACCACGAACGGCCAGAAGAACTGGTTCCACTGCTCCATGAAGGTGAGCAGGCCGAGCACCGCGGCGGCGGGACGCAGCGCGGGCGCCACCACGTGCCAGTACACCTTCCAGGTGGAGCAGCCGTCGACCCGGGCCGCCTCGATCAGCTCGTTCGGCACGGCCTGCTCGGCGTACTGGCGCATCATGAAGATCCCGAAGCCGCCGATGAGGAACGGCACGGTCACCGAGGGCATGGTGTTCAGCCACTCGAGCTTCGCCATCAGGATGTAGAGCGGGAGGACGCCGAGCTGGATCGGCACCATCATCGAGGCCAGGATGATCAGCAGCAGCGCGTTCTTGCCCCGGAAGCGAAGCTTGGCGAAGGCGAAGCCGGCCAGGGAGCCGAAGAACACCGTGGCCACGGTGATCGTCCCGGAGACCAGGAACGAGTTCAGCAGGCCCTTGACGATGTTGGCGTCGCCGTTGTCGAGCACCCGTTGGATGTTGTCGCCGAGCTTGCCGCCGGGCAGGAACGGCGGCGGCCAGGAGTTGGCCGCGTCGTTGGTCCGCGAGGCGATCACGATCATCCAGTAGAACGGGAAGAGCGACAGGATCACCCCGAGGACCAGCCCGAACCAGGTGAGCGGGCTGGCCTTCCAGAGCCGCTCGGCCTGGTGGGCGGCCCGGGCCGGGGCACCCGGCCGGGCGGGTGGGCGGAGCGTGGTGGTCGTCATCTCGTCACCTCACTTGTCGGAGCTGATGCGGCGGGCCAGCAGGTAGTTGACCGTCGACATCAACGCGATGAGCACGAAGAGCACGAGCGCGACCGCGCCGGCGTAGCCCCACCGGAAGCGCTGGTTCATGACGTCGAGCAGGTACATCGTGATGGTCTGGAACTGCCCCTCCGAGCCGCCGGAGAGACCGCCCGAGCCGCTGGTGAACAGCAGGGGCTCGGTGAACAGCTGGAGGCCGCCGATGGTCGAGATGATCAGCGTGAAGATGATCGTCGGGCGCAGCTGCGGCACGGTGATCGACCAGAACTGCCGGCGCCGGGAGGCGCCGTCCAGCGCCGCGGCCTCGTACATGTCCTTGCTGATGGACTGCATGGCGGCCAGGTAGATCAGGGCGTTGTAGCCGACCCAGCGCCAGTCGACCATGGTGGAGATGGCGAACCAGGAGGCGAAGCGGTTCGCGCGCCAGTCGATCGGGTCCAGGCCGACGGTGTCGAGCACCCAGTTGACCAGGCCGAAGTCCTTCGCGTAGATCATCGAGAAGATCAGCGCGACCACGGCGGTCGAGGTGATGATCGGCATGGCGATGGCCATCCGGAAGAAGGTCTGCGCGCGCAGCTTCCGGTTCAGCGCGTTGGCCAGCACCAGCGCCAGCATGAGCTGGGGCACGGTGGAGAGCACGAACATGCCGAACGTGTTCACCACCGCGTTCCAGAACTGCGGGTCGTCGGTGATGAGTTCGACGAAGTTGTCCAGCCCGACGAAGGAGATCGTCGGGTTCAGCGGGGACCGGTCGGTCAGCGCGATCCACACCGTGTACGCGATCGGATACGCGCTGAACACGGCGAAGATCACGAAGAAGGGCAGGACGTAGAGGTAGGGCGAGTACCTCAGGTCCAGCCGGGTCAGCGAGGTGGCGCGGCGGTGCGCGGGACGGCCGGCGCGGGACCGTCCGGGGTCGGGTGGCGCCGCGGCGTGCAGGTCGAGGCTCATGGGGAGTCCTTCTCCTCGGCCGGCGTCACCCGCCCACACGGGCGACGCCGGGGCTCTCCGGGCACCGCGGGTGGCGCCGACAGCGGGGCTGTCGGCGCCACCCGCGGGCGGGTCGGCCGGATCACTTACCGGCGGCCGCACCGTTCTTCAGCGCCGCCTGCCACTGCTCCTCGGCGGTCTTGCCCTGCTCCACGGCGCGGAGGCTGTTCTCCACGGCGGTGCGGACGGCGTTGTTCTTCGGGCCGAGGTAGACCGGCTTCAGCTCGCTCGCGCCGGCGGCGAAGATCTTGCCGACCGGGGCCTTGCTGAAGTAGTCGTTGGTCGAGTCGGCCACGGCCGGGTCGGCAAGCGCCTGCGGCGAGGAGGGCAGGTTGCCGACCTTCTTGAACGCCTCGGTCTGGCCCTTCGCGCTGGTCAGGAACTTGGCCAGCTCGGCGGCCTCCTTCTGGTGCTTGCTCGACTTCGGCACGGCCAGGAACGAGCCGCCCCAGTTGCCGCCGTTGCCGGGCGCCTTGGCGATGTCCCACTTGCCGGCCGCCGCGTCACCGGCCTGGCCCTTGATGACACCGGTCATCCAGGCGGGGCAGGCGATGGTGGCGAAGGTGCCGTTCTTGAAACCGGCGTTCCACTCGTTGGAGAAGGACTGCAGGTTGTTCGACAGGCCGGCGGCGATCATCTTGGTGGTGAGGTCGTACGCCGACTTGACGTCCGGGTTCTCGCCGATGACCAGCTTGTTGCTCTTGTCGTAGTAGGTGTAGCCGGTGCCCGCGCCCGCGGTCTGCATGAGCACCACGTTGTAGAAGTTGGTCGCCGAGTCGACGAACTTGTGCTTCTTGTCGGCGGCGGCGAAGCGCTGGCCGGCGGCGATGAACTGGTCCCAGGTCGGCCACAGCGCGCCGACCTGCTCGCGGTCGGTGGGCAGGCCGGCGGCCTTGAACAGGTCGCTGCGGTAGCACAGCGCCATCGAGCCCACGTCGGTGCCGAGGCCGAGCACCTTGCCGTCCGGGGTGGTGCCCTGCTCCCACTTCCACGGCAGGAAGTTGCCCTTGAGGTCGTTCGCGCCGTGGTCGGCGAGGTTCACGAACTTGTCGGCCTGGGCGTAGAACTGGACGATGGTGCCCTCCTCCAGGGCCACCACGTCGCCGGCGCCCGACCCGGCGGTGATCTGCTGGGTCAGCCGGGTGTTGTAGTCACCGAGGCCGAGACCCTTGCCGCGCTCCTGGATCTTGACGTTCGGGTGCTCCGCTTCGTACTGCTTGTAGAGCTCGTCGTAGCCGAAGCCCTGGTCGCCGAAGACGTCGACGACCAGGGTCACCGGGCCGCTGCTGCTGCCGCCGCTGTCCGACGAGTCGTCGCCGCAGGCGGTGGCGGTGGCGAGCACCGCGACGGACGCGAGCGCGATGGCCGCGAAACGCCGACGGCGGATTGGGACGCTCATCCGAGACCCCTCTTTCGGTGGTGAGGCGATATCTGTGTGGTGGGGGGTGCTGTGGCGCGTCTCGCCGCCACCGGCCGAGGCGGCCGCCGGAGGCGACCCGGGAGCGGGGCAGGGATGAGACCCACGCCACTCGCGGGAGCGCTCCCATGAGATTGCCGGCACGTGTCAGGGGTGTCAATAGACCGATGGGAGCGTTCCCAGATCGTTACCGCATCGACCGGGGTGGCCCCGGAGGGCGACCCCGGTACGCGGTCAGCAGAAGCGGCGCAGCAGGGTGGTGGCCCGGTCGGCGGCGAAGAAGTCCGGCTCGAAGCCGGCGCCGGCCCACTCCCGCATCATCCGGTGCTCGGCGTGCCCGGGGTCGGCCAGCGCGGCCAGCAGGACGGCGTACCCCGCCGGGCCCCCCACGTCCTCCGGCGGGCAGGCGCGCTCCCCCTCGACACAGGCCGGGTAGCGCTCGTCCGGGTCCGCCGCGCACACGTCCTCGACCACGAGGTCGTGCTCCCACCAGTCGCCGAAGTCGTAGGTGTAGCGGAACCGGTCGCCCTTGCCCACGACCGCGTCCAGCCGGACGTCCAGCTCGTCGCGGAGCGCCAGCTCGCCGTCCGGGTCGGGCTCGCCGTACTGCCGGCCGTCGATGTCGAACGAGTGCAGGTGGCAGTCCCGCCAGCCCATCGCGTGCTGGACCACCCGGTGCAGCCGGTCCAGGGTGTAGCCGCCGGGGACCAGCACCCGCCGCCACACCGGCGGTCGGACCCCGGCGAGGGAGACCTTCAGCTGGAAGATCTGACGCGACATGCTGTCCCATCCTTCCTCGGCATAGGCTGCCAACATGATCTGCCGAGCGTGCCGGGAGCGACGGCACGACGACTGTCCAGGCCGGAAGTGGTGCGACTGCCAGCACCGTACCCCCGAACCCACCCCTCCGGTCACCGGTCCGGCCGGCGAATGAGCGTCGGAAGCCCGATCGAACGGATCTGG
It encodes the following:
- a CDS encoding isochorismatase family protein, translating into MDALDPTRTAVVLIDLQRRIVDQPTAPHTGPEVVERCLALAGAARAAGATVVVVRADRPGPDPQPAGSELLPEVAPREGDVAIVKHTWGAFHETGLDAALRERGVDTLVIGGLATNFGVEQTARIADEIGYRVVLPHDAMSGLDAYAHEFAVDYVFRRLGTVCTTAEAIAALGG
- a CDS encoding aldehyde dehydrogenase family protein — its product is MALRLADGTSWSDTLARAVAAAPEAFGTTPDGAATLHNLVEGGWRAVGTPSPVRTPVDNTVLVNLARLDAEAARGAVAHAAAAHREWAQTPLAERKARVDDALDALTAHRDLLAMLLVWEIGKPWRLACADVDRALDGVRWYVQEIDRMLADGREPLPGPVSNIASWNYPMSVLVHAELVQLLAGNAVIAKTPSQGGAVCLTVAHALMRRAGLPATLLSGSGEELSEVLVRAPEIGAVAFVGGRSNGGKVAAALLDSDKRHFIEQEGLNAWGIWNFSQWDLLAAHLKKGFEYGKQRCTAYPRFVVQRDLVDEFLDVYLPVVRSVRFGHPLAVGEDWSAGDPLPELDFGPLISAAKAEELRRKVDEAVRGGAVPLHRGKLDGAPFLDGQDTSAYVAPAVLLAPPGRSRLMHAEPFGPVDTIVVVDTTDELLAQMNASNGALVASLACDDEELAGKLAVDLQAFKVGINKPRSRGDREEPFGGRGASWKGAFVGGDLLVQAVTVGGDGRLYGNFPDYSSYPAT
- a CDS encoding GNAT family N-acetyltransferase, producing the protein MALWRIRATVDDRPGYLSVLTASLALRGVNILTVQVHTTEVGAVDDFLVDAPDRLTEADLRAAVERGRGRNCWVARSEARGLADQPTRVLGLAGRLVRDPDAAGETLRVLLGADAVTWRPTPATPPGGVDQTTMLLADPAGGSYELRRREPSFTPAEYARAQALVELAATVARRDADRVTLVLPDTAEVTVRPAVADDLPGVLELHAGCSDRSRQRRYLSGAGHPAPARLRRLLEPAQGLTLVATHGSGGAAAPVVAMANLLGEGDEAEAALLVRDDWQRRGLGSALLRRLLGHADRAGYAAVLLHVQAENTPMLRTVRGLHRPTSVERDGSVLTVTVPLAPRRAVLPRQADATARSRRSY
- a CDS encoding amino acid-binding protein produces the protein MLLRVRVTLPDRPGTLGQVARTLGVSGADIVQVVVLERLGGRAVDDFTVVWPGAARVERLLAGLAAIPGVRVDGVWRAIGAPTTTGQDAELLAQVAANPADGVATLVDAVPGLLAADWAVAAVVPLDWAARSGDGGEPTVGHASWRAPVPPRLPEVTPLRARAITTPDGHHYAVAPFGRAGLVLVVARDHSEPLAAAAFHATEVDRLAQLVRAGAVILGDRLDLVGAPPVTTIT
- a CDS encoding phosphotransferase family protein; translated protein: MTDPAVAAPQTPTGSAPRGLDLDRLAAYLAAHRPELAGPLSAELIAGGKSNLTYLLRAGDREVVLRRPPLGHVLATAHDMAREYRVISALAPTAVPVPDALLLCPDPDVTGAPFYLMERVGGEVYRRREQTDALTAGQRRDLAMAMMDTLAELHMVEPAAVGLADFGRPEGYLARQVRRWSGQLDRSRSRPLPGIDELRDALAGSVPEGANAGRIVHGDYRLDNLLATVEPVAVRAVLDWEMATLGDPLADLGLLLTYWDVLGDSDSAEGNPVADGIGPRAGFPTGAELIDRYAGRSDVDVGPLHWHVALGCFKLAVICEGIHYRHTLGQTLGGGFDRIGEMVAPLVEHGLRAVREK
- a CDS encoding LacI family DNA-binding transcriptional regulator, which produces MTTQRTRSLGRPTLDAVAARAGVGRGTVSRVVNGSPQVSPEARAAVQAAIAELGYVPNRAARALVTQRTDSVALVVSESGERVFTEPFFAGIVRGVSSALLETPMQLWLAMAQSQIERERVEHHLTNQHVDGVLLLSLHDADPLPTLLEERGLPTVLGGRPARMLHPNAQPAWFVDVDNVGGARQAVEHLFARGRRRVATIAGTQDMGAGLARLSGYKEAVRAAGGDLNPDLIAYGDFSEGSGTACMRRLLEVCPDLDAVFVASDLMAFGALRALREAGRRVPEDVAVIGFDDAPIARQAEPPLTTVFQPVEEMGRQMARLLVSRIRGEELPSPHVLLDTKLIHRASA
- a CDS encoding GH1 family beta-glucosidase yields the protein MSNPASPPAVGVLDQGAALTFPPGFLWGAATAAYQIEGAATEGGRTPSIWDTFSHTEGRTVAGHTGDVACDHYHRMPDDVRLMADLGLKSYRFSVSWPRVQPGGAGAVNSEGMDFYRRLVDELLSHGIEPWLTLYHWDLPQPLEDAGGWPARDTAGRFADYAQLVADALGDRVKYFTTFNEPWCSAFLGYGSGVHAPGRSDGADAVRAGHHLMLGHGLAVQALRAARPEAQLGITVNLYPVTPATDSPEDADAARRIDGLANRFFLDPVLRGAYPADLTADLRKVTDFGHVRDGDLAVISTPLDMVGVNYYSRYVVAAPVGSGEAEAYWRAPSCWPGSGDVRFVTRGVPVTDMDWEIDAPGLVETLERVHRDYTDLPLYVTENGSAFVDAVVDGRVDDPDRLAYFDAHLRAAHAAISAGVPLKGYFAWSLMDNFEWAWGYTKRFGMVYVDYDSQVRIPKSSARWYADVIRRNGLAAQ
- a CDS encoding carbohydrate ABC transporter permease; this encodes MTTTTLRPPARPGAPARAAHQAERLWKASPLTWFGLVLGVILSLFPFYWMIVIASRTNDAANSWPPPFLPGGKLGDNIQRVLDNGDANIVKGLLNSFLVSGTITVATVFFGSLAGFAFAKLRFRGKNALLLIILASMMVPIQLGVLPLYILMAKLEWLNTMPSVTVPFLIGGFGIFMMRQYAEQAVPNELIEAARVDGCSTWKVYWHVVAPALRPAAAVLGLLTFMEQWNQFFWPFVVLADPANPTVQISLRSLNTAYFADNSQIFAGTLIATLPLFIVFILFGRQIIGGIMEGAVKS